The nucleotide window tggaggagatatttttggctaggtgccagaagtctctggaagaattagagaaagcaaggttgtggcattttctattgatgaaagtatttttggtgagtcgaagaacagatttggcacgattccgggcggaaatgtaaagatcatgattagcaggagtgcgaaggctctggtaccttttgtgagctgcctctctatctttgacagcacgagaacaagcgtgattaaaccaaggctttttagcatgaggagtagagaaagtacgtggaatgtgtggctccattccagagacaatcaatcacctctgtgatgcgctgggcacacacagaggggtctctctcctggaagcagtagtcattccacgggaaatcggaaaagtacatcctcaggtcgtcccaccgagctgaagcaaaatgccagaagcaccgcctcttcggtgggtccagaggctgtacaggagcgataggacaggataaagAAGTTGAGTGTGAATAGAGTgaatccttccttgcgcaacccTCATCCTCGATGCACACGATCTACTTTCCCCTACGACTCACCTCAgacagggaggcaggcagggctGAGGCGGCGGGCGTCACAGGCACGGTGGAGGCACTTGAGTCACGGCCAATCGATGCGTGACAGACCACCTGAGCGAGGCGGTGACGGCGCTCACTCCCTGTCGCTCCGCCGCCGcgtgccccgcctcgccccgcctcaTCCTGCCGCTGCTCCACACGCTCGCTGGCGGCGCCGAGGTGAGTTGCATCACCTGACCAACTTCCTCTGACTCGCCCCTTTGTCAGCCTGGAGGCGCACAGCAATAAGAGAAAGCCTTGCTGTAATGTAAGATAAAACACAAGTAGAGGAAGTGGTCACTTTGCATCGTAATAGCCGTTAACTTCCTCTCCACACTCATTAAAACATCTAACATACGAATATTTCTGTGGGTGGTTATTTCATTCATCACGATTGTCTTTGTGTTTGCAGAAAGTAAATATTTGCATTTCGATAATTATTGTCTTTGAaataggagggaaaaataagatgaTTCTTTGGTACATaaaatattttcttatttccacaTTACACAGCAGGTTCAATTGGAATTATTTGACAAGTTTCCCTTTTCTCTGTACCTCCGTACTGGAACTTATGGAACAAACTAGAGAGCAGCCATCTTGGATCAGATTAAATCTACCGTAATGGCACCCTGAGGCGGCTTCGGGGCTGTCCCTGATGGGCGAGCTCAGAGCCAGACTGGATTGTACTGGCCTGGCCTCCTGGCGTCCCGTAACCCTTGGAACAGGCTGCGTCACACGCCGAGGTCTGTCCCTCGCCCGGGTTATCCTTGATCCCACCTGACTAATGGCGGGGCGGGGGCCACGTCTGTCCAGTCCTGGCAGTCATAAGAGCAGGGTCAGTGTGGCGACAGTTGCGTCCAGCACAGGAGCCACGCGCTGGATTCACGGACGTCCAAGTCTGGCACGTCCATGAGAAGGTGCGCCACGGTCTTTTCCGGCAGAGGTTTGAGAACTGAATTCTTTCCGATACATTAAGAGTCTGCTGGTGACGGCGACCGTTCTGATCCCGCTGAGGACTGAACAGCTGCAGCTGACCTCATCGAGCGACAGGTAGGTCACGCACCGCCCACTGGCACCACCATGCCCCTAGGGTCAGGTGCAGCCAAATGGTCGAGGGGGTAAAGTCTAGTTTGCTTCTAATCTACGTTTTAACGTAAAACATTAGCTGCTACACATGCATGACTAATGTTTGTATACGCAGGAAGGCATTGTAACAGTGGCCCTCGCGGGTCGGCCCCACCGTTGAATGAATCACATTCAAATGCTTGAAAAAATGTTTGTAATACAGACTGTTCAGGATCAAGTTAAGGATTCATTCTTACACCTTCACTCTCCTACATgtcatatatctctctctctctctctctctctctctctctctctctctctctctctctctctctctctctctctctctctctctctctctctctctctctctcaagcacacacacatcttttcacTATTATGTACCGAAGCAATTACTTTGATGCGTCTTGTTGACTGACCTTAAAATATCGATCCATTAACaagcaccacctccaccccccccaacgtcctcccttcccctcacaccaccaccaccaccaccaccactaccaccactcagtCCTTCCTACGAtaaccatcaccacgaccaccaccaccacctgctgtcCCCAAACAAACGTTCATCACCGCCAACCAGCTGATACCGCCTTAACACCAAGTCCACTGTAACCTAACCTGTGATTCATGTAGTTCAAGCATCACTAAAATCAGGTTCAGTGTGCGTTCTTACAGTTGGTGCGTACGCTGAGGGCCAGTTTTGCGTACTCTGAGGGCCAGTTTTGCGTACTCTGAGGGCCACTTCTGCGTACTCTGAGGGCTAGTTTTACAGTAGAATCcaacaagtttgtaagctccttAACCAAACACAGAATACTACGAAAACTCCTTGAATAGTGTTTGGCATTGATATAAAAAGAGGGAAACTTCAGAAAACCACACTAGAAACCTCTCTAGTatttggtattgagtagaaataacggatcattgtggagaatatagtttgtttTGGGCGCCtacaatgactgtgttggactgCCGATCTGGCCCTGAGTGTTTGTGTTTGAAAATGATACAATTCCCCAACACCATCCCCGCCAGTCTCACTCATCCTTCCAACAAGTCTCATTACCCCCGCCATGGACAGCAACgtcgccagattgtcgtactcatcctCTTAAacttaccgacttccgaccccaaaactatctcctggaccccaataaagagattcacttataatcaacgttaaaatagttaattcctgatgtttcttggcaatagttaggcgtcagaaaccggtaaatgctatgctctgagtacgataatctggcaacagtgatGGACAGCCCGTATtctgacgctttcggctcacaattAATAAATACCTTCTTTCCAAGGCCTCAAAggatattagtcgggttctcaggtGTGTTCCTCACGtccatgatgcagaagccttgtccacctatcaccaggctcacaaaactacccgtggaaatactaacaaccacTAGGAAAGCCTTATCGAGTGAGGGAGTGTACTGTGTGAGCCCCGGAATGATTGAGAATATTGGACCAGGTTTTGTTCATGAAGCGTGAGATGATGATAAGATGGACACGAGTATAATAacatggaagaaaataagaaaaaaaatcaaaagaaaataagatggaaatgaaaagaagaaaataaaatggaaatgaagaaaatagatggaaatgaaaagaagaaaagaagaggaaaaaataagaaaataagatggaaatgaaaagaagaaaataaaatggaaatgaagaaaataagatggaaatgaaaaagaagaaaataagatggaaatgaagaagaaaataagaggaaaaaagaaaataagaggaaaaaaataagaaaagatggaaacgaggtgtgtgtgtgtgtgtgtgtgtgtgtgtgtgtgtgtgtgtgtgtgtgtgtgtgtgtgtgagagagagatttacatagatttacatagatttacatagaaaatcagaccacacagaccccatggtccagacttggtggtctgtccttaaacctaagtgattttacattaatcagaagactccaaaacgttgcatttctactctagttgatattaagttgaaggaagtgacggtcgagcttatttttgaaggagtcaatcgtgttacactggaccactgatggtggaagcttattccattctcgcactacaacgttggtgaagaaaaatttggtgcaatctgaatttacttgtctacatctgagttttacgccattgttcctcgtgcgcagactgtcatcgatcataaacaatgttgatctgtctacattcgtgaaaccattaagtattttaaaacattcgatcaattttcctcggaggcgacgtttcaagagagaacatgttaaggataagcctttcttcgtaggatttgttgcgcaaggaagggatcattttcgttgcccgacgctgaacaccttctaatttagcaatatcctttgcatggtggggggaccaaaactgtaccgcatattccaagtggggtctgactaaactgttgtagagcaggagtattacatctttattcttgaatacaaagtttcttttaatgaagcccaacattctgttcgctttatttgctgcatcgatgcattgctgttagaatttgaggtttgacgcgattttgtaccccaagtctttgacgcattgaacgcttttgactTTAACGCCTCGCATTTCGTATTCTAACTTCCTAGTCCTCGTTCCAACCGGAAGGACCTGGAACGTGTCTACggtaaagggcatctccatctatccgaccaagctgaaattttgtgcaaatcctcttggaggctttgcctgtcttcgtcagtgagaaccgagttaccaatctttgtgtcgtctgcaaatttactaatgcggttattgagtccaacatccacgtcgttgatgtaaataatgaagagcactgggccaaggaccgagccctgagtgACGACACTAGTGACAGGAGCCCACtatgagttaaatccgtcaatcactactctttgttgtctgttgctcaaccaattcgcgatccattggtttacttgaccgtcaatacctatttgctttaatttgtaaagtaatttatgatgcgggactttatcaaacgctttctggaaatcaagatagactacgtccagtgatttggttacgtcataaacagtgaagaggtcgttataaaaggttaataggtttgataggcaggatcttttgtttcggaagccatgttgt belongs to Eriocheir sinensis breed Jianghai 21 chromosome 62, ASM2467909v1, whole genome shotgun sequence and includes:
- the LOC126986558 gene encoding uncharacterized protein LOC126986558; this translates as MVVPVGGLDRRGPRPAISQVGSRITRARDRPRRVTQPVPRVTGRQEARPVQSSLALSSPIRDSPEAASGCHYGRFNLIQDGCSLVCSISSSTEQGFLLLLCASRLTKGRVRGSWSGDATHLGAASERVEQRQDEAGRGGARGGGATGSERRHRLAQVVCHASIGRDSSASTVPVTPAASALPASLSEMLPWYMLDTTFVITFLDLCCSSPVTHLPGPLLQLSSDPPSWTSAAALHDSSPVKTFSSDLCANCF